Proteins encoded together in one Bacteroides ovatus window:
- a CDS encoding ParA family protein: MIQTPVIVTFANQKGGVGKTTLCVTFANYLVTKGVRVAVIDCDFQHSIVKCRKADIRKYGEEHTPYDVLSYEANDKKAMTDLMEKLHNDPSIDVVLMDSPGSLKANGLIPMFVNSDIIIVPFHYDLVTVPSTASFLMFIDRLRKAVGGRMKARLFIVPNLHDGRVGKRSELVIWDNARETFSNYGHVTARIPKRADMERFSTMAALDMQGGIVAPVFERIYTDIFDTAMPIREVVLPSIQQTEKNDKEKSEARPTTENENEQ, from the coding sequence ATGATACAGACACCGGTCATAGTGACATTTGCCAACCAAAAAGGCGGCGTCGGCAAGACGACGCTCTGCGTAACCTTCGCCAATTATCTGGTGACGAAGGGCGTGCGTGTGGCCGTCATCGACTGCGACTTCCAGCACTCCATCGTCAAGTGCCGCAAGGCGGACATCCGCAAATACGGCGAGGAGCATACGCCCTACGATGTGCTGTCATACGAGGCCAACGACAAGAAGGCCATGACCGACCTGATGGAAAAGCTGCACAACGACCCCAGCATAGACGTGGTGCTCATGGATTCCCCCGGAAGCTTGAAAGCGAACGGTCTGATCCCCATGTTCGTCAATTCGGACATCATCATCGTACCGTTCCATTACGATCTGGTGACAGTGCCCTCCACAGCCAGTTTCCTCATGTTCATAGACCGCCTGCGCAAAGCCGTCGGCGGACGGATGAAGGCGAGGCTCTTCATCGTCCCCAACCTGCATGACGGCAGGGTCGGCAAACGCTCCGAGCTGGTCATCTGGGACAACGCGAGGGAGACGTTCTCCAACTACGGGCACGTGACCGCAAGGATACCCAAGCGTGCCGACATGGAGCGTTTCAGCACCATGGCCGCCCTCGACATGCAGGGCGGCATCGTCGCGCCGGTCTTTGAGCGAATCTATACCGACATCTTCGATACGGCCATGCCCATCCGTGAAGTTGTCCTACCCAGCATACAGCAGACGGAGAAGAATGACAAGGAGAAATCCGAAGCGAGACCGACAACAGAGAATGAAAATGAACAGTAA